The Treponema medium genome has a window encoding:
- a CDS encoding Rpn family recombination-promoting nuclease/putative transposase, which produces MNDTQTLTLTNDYLFKLLLGSEENKVCLQDFLECVLDMPTGIITDLELLDKELTKDELTDKTGILDVKLRLTDGTTIDIEIQNSWSAEFIPRTLFYWSKMYIEGFKEGEPYISLDKCITINLISQGFNRSSELHSAYSLLEQKTYKPLTDLMEIHFLSLSAARKFEIQKDPIEKRQKLINWLRFIATDDKEERAMLATTSPILQMLNEKVDVLSLTPEERKLYESRMKLKSDIATISEVQFKSGLAEGKSLGLAEGEARGSRQAKLETAKNLLQFGGLSIENIAQATGLSKAEVEAIHNYEL; this is translated from the coding sequence ATGAATGACACACAGACACTTACGCTCACAAATGACTATCTGTTTAAACTCTTGCTCGGCTCGGAAGAAAATAAAGTCTGCTTGCAAGACTTTCTTGAATGCGTACTGGATATGCCAACAGGCATAATTACAGACCTTGAACTGCTGGACAAAGAACTTACCAAAGATGAACTCACCGATAAAACGGGAATTCTTGATGTCAAGCTTCGTTTAACCGATGGAACAACTATCGACATTGAGATTCAAAACTCTTGGTCTGCCGAATTTATTCCTCGTACACTGTTCTACTGGTCTAAAATGTATATCGAGGGTTTTAAAGAGGGAGAACCGTATATCAGTTTGGATAAGTGCATTACTATTAACCTCATTTCACAAGGATTTAACCGAAGTAGTGAGCTGCATTCTGCCTACAGTTTATTGGAACAAAAAACATATAAGCCGCTTACCGATTTAATGGAGATACATTTTCTCAGCCTATCGGCAGCACGAAAGTTCGAAATACAGAAAGACCCTATCGAAAAACGGCAAAAACTGATAAACTGGTTACGATTTATAGCGACTGATGATAAGGAGGAGCGAGCAATGTTAGCAACAACATCACCCATATTGCAAATGCTGAACGAAAAAGTAGACGTTCTCAGTTTGACCCCCGAAGAACGGAAGCTTTATGAATCGCGGATGAAGCTGAAAAGCGACATAGCAACTATCTCAGAGGTTCAATTCAAGTCAGGTCTTGCAGAAGGTAAATCGCTCGGTCTCGCTGAAGGCGAAGCTCGCGGTTCCCGTCAAGCAAAGCTCGAAACAGCAAAGAATCTTCTCCAATTTGGCGGTTTATCCATTGAAAATATCGCACAAGCGACCGGGCTTTCAAAAGCAGAGGTGGAAGCAATTCATAATTATGAATTATGA